The following are encoded in a window of Bacteroidales bacterium genomic DNA:
- the rpsH gene encoding 30S ribosomal protein S8, which translates to MVTDSISDFLTRVRNAIKAGHRIVEMPSNKMLVELARLLHENGYILNYKVEENAIPRNLKIALKYHPINKLSAITEIKRVSRPGLRKYSPANELPKVMNGLGIAIISTSKGLMTDKQARSQNVGGEVVCFVS; encoded by the coding sequence ATGGTAACTGATTCTATATCAGATTTTCTGACACGCGTAAGAAACGCTATTAAAGCCGGCCACAGAATTGTTGAAATGCCGTCTAATAAAATGTTGGTTGAATTAGCAAGATTATTACATGAGAATGGCTATATCCTAAATTATAAAGTTGAAGAAAATGCTATTCCTCGTAATTTAAAAATTGCTTTAAAATATCATCCGATAAATAAATTATCTGCAATTACTGAGATAAAACGTGTAAGCCGACCAGGGCTTCGCAAGTATTCACCAGCCAATGAATTACCAAAAGTAATGAATGGTTTAGGAATTGCAATTATTAGTACCTCTAAAGGTCTAATGACTGATAAGCAAGCTAGGAGCCAAAATGTTGGTGGTGAAGTTGTGTGTTTTGTATCATAA
- the rplR gene encoding 50S ribosomal protein L18: MATKNRKEFRRQRIKMRIRKVISGTGECPRLSVFRSCKEIYAQVIDDKAGKTMISASSMTKEIASQKAPKLDKAKLVGKLLAERALEAGIKTVVFDRNGYKYHGRVKALAEAARESGLKF, encoded by the coding sequence ATGGCTACGAAGAACAGAAAAGAATTTAGAAGGCAACGCATAAAAATGCGTATTCGTAAAGTAATTTCAGGAACTGGTGAATGTCCACGTTTGTCAGTTTTTAGAAGTTGTAAAGAAATATATGCCCAAGTTATAGATGATAAAGCTGGAAAAACTATGATTTCAGCATCTTCTATGACAAAAGAAATAGCTTCGCAAAAAGCACCAAAATTAGATAAAGCAAAATTAGTAGGAAAACTTCTTGCTGAGCGTGCTTTAGAAGCAGGAATCAAAACAGTTGTTTTTGATAGAAATGGTTATAAATATCATGGAAGAGTAAAAGCTTTGGCTGAAGCAGCTAGAGAAAGTGGACTAAAATTTTAA
- the rpmJ gene encoding 50S ribosomal protein L36, whose product MKVRTSVKKRTPDCKIVRRKGRVYIINKKNPKFKQRQG is encoded by the coding sequence ATGAAAGTAAGAACTTCAGTGAAAAAACGCACACCCGATTGCAAAATAGTTCGCCGTAAAGGTAGGGTGTATATAATTAACAAAAAAAATCCTAAGTTTAAACAACGTCAGGGTTAA
- the rpsQ gene encoding 30S ribosomal protein S17, translating to MERNLRKERIGIVASNRMDKSIVVLVERRLMHPKYGKFIKKVTKFVAHDDKNECAIGDKVLIMETRPLSKTKRWRLVEIIEKAK from the coding sequence ATGGAAAGAAACTTACGAAAAGAACGAATCGGAATAGTAGCTAGCAATAGAATGGATAAATCCATTGTTGTATTGGTAGAACGCCGTTTAATGCACCCAAAATATGGTAAATTCATCAAAAAAGTTACTAAATTTGTAGCTCATGATGATAAAAATGAATGTGCAATAGGTGATAAAGTATTAATAATGGAAACCAGACCTTTGAGTAAAACAAAACGCTGGAGACTAGTAGAAATAATTGAAAAGGCAAAATAA
- the rplN gene encoding 50S ribosomal protein L14 produces MIQQESRLNVADNSGAKEVLCIRVLGGTRRKYASVGDKIVVTVKDALPSGNVKKGTVTKAVVVRTKKEIRRPDGSYIRFDDNAVVLLTANDELRGTRIFGPVPRELRDKQYMKIVSLAPEVL; encoded by the coding sequence ATGATACAGCAGGAATCTAGACTTAATGTTGCTGATAACAGCGGAGCTAAAGAAGTTCTTTGTATTCGAGTGCTTGGAGGTACTAGAAGAAAATATGCATCTGTTGGCGATAAAATTGTCGTAACAGTAAAAGATGCTCTACCTAGTGGTAATGTGAAAAAAGGAACTGTAACTAAGGCTGTTGTTGTTCGCACAAAAAAAGAAATTCGTCGTCCTGATGGTTCTTATATCCGTTTTGACGATAATGCAGTTGTTTTATTAACTGCTAACGATGAATTACGCGGAACTCGTATTTTTGGACCAGTACCACGTGAACTTCGTGATAAACAATATATGAAAATTGTTTCACTTGCCCCTGAAGTATTATAA
- the rplO gene encoding 50S ribosomal protein L15, producing the protein MDLSSLKPAAGATKKEKRIARGQGSGYGGTSTRGHKGAQSRSGYSRKIGFEGGQMPLQRRVPKFGFKNINRVEYRALNIDMLQKLADEKKINEITPEILLAHGLVSKNDKIKILGRGKLSAKLDVKAHGFSNSAIKAIEEVGGSITKI; encoded by the coding sequence ATGGATTTAAGTAGTTTAAAACCGGCAGCAGGTGCAACAAAAAAGGAAAAACGTATAGCCAGAGGGCAAGGTTCAGGTTATGGTGGAACTTCCACTCGTGGACACAAAGGTGCTCAATCAAGAAGTGGCTATAGCCGTAAAATAGGTTTTGAAGGTGGTCAAATGCCTTTACAACGTCGTGTTCCTAAATTTGGATTTAAAAATATTAATCGCGTAGAATATCGCGCATTAAATATAGATATGCTCCAAAAATTAGCTGATGAGAAAAAAATTAATGAAATCACTCCAGAGATACTTTTGGCTCATGGTTTAGTTTCAAAAAATGATAAAATAAAAATATTAGGAAGAGGAAAACTTTCTGCTAAACTTGATGTGAAAGCTCATGGTTTTTCTAATTCTGCAATAAAAGCTATTGAAGAAGTAGGTGGTAGTATAACAAAAATTTAA
- the map gene encoding type I methionyl aminopeptidase, with the protein MITKTVEEIELLKKSSLLVGKTLGEIAKVLKPGVNTLFLDKLAEEYIRDNGGVPAFKGYNGYPATLCISINEQIVHGIPSNRLIKDGDIVSVDCGATLNGYVGDYAYTFIVGEVDEKTEKLVRVTKESLMKGLAEAVPGKHIGDIGHAIQLHVERNGFYVVRELVGHGIGKKIHEKPEVPNYGKRGKGMLLEENMVLCVEPMVNAGTSKIIVAPDNWTIFSQDRSNSAHFEHMVVVKEIPEVISTYEYIEKNKI; encoded by the coding sequence ATGATTACGAAAACTGTTGAAGAAATAGAATTATTAAAAAAGAGTTCTTTGCTTGTTGGAAAAACTTTAGGAGAGATTGCAAAAGTCTTAAAACCTGGTGTTAACACATTATTTTTGGATAAACTTGCAGAAGAATATATCAGAGATAATGGTGGAGTGCCTGCTTTTAAGGGTTATAATGGCTATCCTGCAACGTTATGTATTTCCATTAATGAACAAATTGTTCATGGAATACCTTCTAATAGACTGATTAAAGACGGAGACATTGTTTCTGTCGATTGTGGGGCAACATTAAATGGATATGTTGGAGATTATGCTTACACGTTTATAGTTGGAGAAGTTGATGAGAAAACTGAAAAACTTGTGCGTGTAACTAAAGAATCTTTAATGAAAGGTTTAGCAGAAGCAGTTCCGGGAAAGCATATTGGAGATATTGGGCATGCCATTCAACTTCATGTAGAGCGTAATGGTTTCTATGTGGTGAGGGAATTAGTTGGGCATGGTATAGGAAAAAAAATTCATGAAAAACCAGAAGTTCCGAATTATGGAAAACGAGGCAAGGGAATGTTGTTAGAAGAGAATATGGTGCTATGCGTTGAACCAATGGTTAATGCAGGGACTTCGAAAATTATTGTAGCTCCTGATAACTGGACTATATTCTCTCAAGATAGAAGTAATAGTGCTCATTTTGAACACATGGTTGTGGTGAAAGAAATTCCTGAAGTTATTTCAACATATGAATATATAGAAAAAAATAAAATTTAA
- the infA gene encoding translation initiation factor IF-1, which translates to MAKQGAIEQDGTVVESLGNAMFRVELENGHVLLAHISGKMRMHYIKILPGDRVRLEISPYDLTKGRITFRYK; encoded by the coding sequence ATGGCAAAACAAGGTGCAATAGAACAAGATGGGACTGTAGTAGAAAGTTTAGGAAATGCAATGTTCCGTGTTGAATTAGAAAATGGGCATGTATTATTGGCTCATATTTCTGGTAAGATGCGCATGCATTACATTAAGATTCTACCCGGAGATCGTGTTCGTTTGGAAATTTCACCTTATGATTTAACTAAAGGAAGAATAACGTTCAGATATAAATAA
- the rpmD gene encoding 50S ribosomal protein L30 — MKKVRITLIRSLINRPSIQKKNIEALGLRKMNSSVEHNATPQIMGIIRKISHLVKVEEI, encoded by the coding sequence ATGAAAAAAGTACGTATTACCTTAATTCGCAGCTTGATAAATCGTCCTTCTATTCAAAAGAAAAATATTGAAGCATTAGGATTGCGCAAAATGAATTCAAGTGTTGAGCATAATGCTACTCCGCAAATAATGGGAATTATTAGAAAAATTAGCCATTTAGTAAAAGTAGAAGAAATCTGA
- the rplX gene encoding 50S ribosomal protein L24: MRVKIKIKKGDTVKVISGNDRGSEGRVLKVIPDKYTAIVEGVNMVSKHSRPTAKNSKGGIVKQEAPIHISNLMLVDKSGNVTRVGRRVNEDGTIVRYSKKSKEEIK; this comes from the coding sequence ATGAGAGTGAAGATTAAAATTAAAAAAGGAGACACCGTTAAAGTTATTTCTGGAAATGACAGAGGTAGCGAGGGTCGAGTATTGAAAGTAATACCAGACAAATACACTGCTATAGTAGAAGGTGTAAACATGGTGTCTAAACATAGCCGTCCTACTGCTAAAAATTCAAAAGGCGGTATTGTAAAACAAGAAGCTCCAATCCATATTTCAAATTTAATGTTGGTTGATAAAAGTGGTAATGTAACACGAGTTGGCCGCAGAGTAAATGAAGATGGTACTATTGTGAGATATTCTAAAAAATCTAAGGAGGAAATTAAGTAA
- the rplF gene encoding 50S ribosomal protein L6, producing MSRIGKKHIDIPSGVQVNVSDENTIVVKGPKGELKQKVAPEVKINIDGNVISLERSNDERQARSYHGLYRSLIANMVKGVSEGYTLTLELVGVGYKCQANGQMLDLSLGHSHNILFELPKEIQVETITEKGKNPTIILKSHDKQLVGQVAAKIRSFRKPEPYKGKGVKFKDEVLRRKAGKAAAAK from the coding sequence ATGTCAAGAATTGGTAAAAAACATATAGATATACCTTCAGGAGTTCAAGTGAATGTTTCTGATGAAAATACTATTGTTGTAAAAGGACCTAAGGGAGAATTGAAACAAAAAGTGGCTCCTGAGGTGAAAATAAATATTGATGGAAATGTGATTTCATTGGAACGTTCTAATGATGAGAGACAGGCTCGTTCATATCATGGATTGTATAGGTCTTTAATTGCAAATATGGTTAAAGGTGTGTCGGAAGGGTATACTCTTACATTAGAATTGGTAGGTGTTGGTTACAAATGTCAAGCTAATGGTCAAATGTTAGATTTGAGTTTAGGTCATTCTCATAATATTTTATTTGAATTACCTAAAGAAATTCAAGTTGAAACCATTACTGAAAAGGGTAAAAATCCAACTATAATTTTGAAATCTCATGATAAGCAACTAGTTGGTCAGGTTGCCGCAAAAATTAGATCATTCCGCAAACCTGAACCATATAAAGGTAAGGGTGTTAAATTTAAAGATGAAGTATTACGTCGTAAGGCTGGTAAAGCTGCAGCGGCTAAATAA
- the rpsE gene encoding 30S ribosomal protein S5, with the protein MTNINVNRVKSSETELKDRLVSIQRVTKVTKGGRTFSFSAIVVVGNEDGVVGYGLGKAKEVTSAISKAIEDAKKNLVRIPILKGTLPHQQDGKYGGARVFLKPAAPGTGVIAGGAMRAVLESAGVKNVLAKSKGSSNPHNVVKATVGALMNLKDPYAVSQLRGISMEKVFNG; encoded by the coding sequence ATGACTAATATCAATGTAAATAGGGTTAAGTCGAGCGAAACAGAATTAAAAGATCGTCTCGTTAGCATACAAAGAGTAACAAAAGTAACTAAAGGTGGTCGTACTTTTAGCTTTTCAGCTATTGTAGTTGTTGGAAATGAAGATGGTGTTGTTGGATATGGACTTGGAAAAGCAAAAGAAGTAACTTCTGCAATTTCTAAGGCTATTGAAGATGCAAAGAAAAATCTTGTTCGTATTCCTATCTTAAAAGGTACTTTACCTCATCAACAAGATGGTAAATATGGTGGAGCAAGAGTTTTTTTAAAACCAGCAGCCCCAGGAACAGGTGTAATAGCCGGCGGAGCTATGCGTGCTGTTCTTGAAAGTGCGGGAGTTAAAAATGTGTTAGCGAAATCAAAAGGTTCATCTAATCCTCATAATGTTGTAAAAGCAACTGTTGGTGCATTGATGAATTTAAAAGATCCATACGCAGTATCTCAACTTCGTGGTATTTCAATGGAAAAAGTGTTTAATGGCTAA
- the rpmC gene encoding 50S ribosomal protein L29: MKTEVIKEMTSKELRERLEAERNHITRLRMNHAVNPLDNPVVIGQTKKVIARILTELRKRELEIK; this comes from the coding sequence ATGAAAACAGAGGTAATAAAAGAAATGACATCAAAAGAACTGCGTGAAAGGCTTGAGGCTGAAAGAAATCATATAACAAGATTGCGTATGAATCATGCAGTTAACCCATTAGACAATCCCGTAGTGATTGGACAAACAAAAAAAGTAATAGCACGTATCTTAACAGAACTGCGTAAAAGAGAATTGGAAATCAAGTAA
- the rpsN gene encoding 30S ribosomal protein S14, producing the protein MAKESMKARERKREKMVEKYAAKKEALKAAGDYVGLQRIPKNASKVRLHNRCKLTGRPKGYMRLFGVSRINFRQMALNGEIPGVKKASW; encoded by the coding sequence ATGGCAAAAGAATCAATGAAAGCCCGTGAAAGAAAGAGGGAAAAAATGGTTGAAAAATATGCAGCTAAAAAAGAAGCACTAAAGGCTGCAGGTGATTATGTTGGATTGCAACGTATTCCTAAAAATGCTTCAAAAGTTAGATTGCATAATCGTTGCAAATTAACAGGACGCCCAAAAGGATATATGCGTTTATTTGGAGTTTCACGCATAAATTTTAGGCAAATGGCATTGAATGGAGAAATTCCAGGAGTAAAAAAAGCAAGTTGGTAA
- the secY gene encoding preprotein translocase subunit SecY: protein MSRLVNTIKNINKIEELKKRLLYTLLIVLIYRFGSYVVLPGINPDALNALQNQGKDGLLGLINMFSGGAFSNASVFALGIMPYISASIVVQLLGVAVPYFQRLQREGESGRKKINQITRYLTVIITAAQAQGYIANLVAQIPAGGIYPFDPSVSHAPFLFRLSSTIILTAGTLFVMWLGERITDKGIGNGISLIIMIGIIARLPFALLAEFASRMEVTGGGLMVFIVEIAFLVLVVIMTILLVQGTRRIPVQFAKRVVGNKQYGGVRQYIPLKVNAAGVMPIIFAQAIMFVPITIAGFANSESFTGVIAAFTNPSGFWYNFTFAILIILFTYFYTAITINPNQMAEDLKKNGGFIPGIKPGKRTAEFIDTVMSRITLPGSIYLALVAIMPAFVRLIGVNSQFAQFFGGTSLLILVGVVLDTLQQIESHLLMRHYDGITKSGRIKGRTSTGMGGM from the coding sequence ATGAGTCGTTTAGTAAATACCATAAAGAATATAAACAAAATAGAAGAGCTTAAAAAAAGACTCTTGTATACTTTGCTTATAGTATTAATATATAGGTTTGGTTCTTATGTGGTTTTGCCAGGAATAAATCCTGACGCTTTAAATGCTTTGCAAAATCAAGGTAAAGATGGTTTGTTAGGCTTAATAAATATGTTCTCAGGAGGTGCTTTCTCAAATGCATCTGTTTTTGCACTTGGTATTATGCCTTATATTTCCGCATCTATCGTTGTGCAATTATTGGGTGTTGCTGTACCTTATTTTCAAAGATTGCAGCGTGAAGGTGAGAGTGGTAGAAAAAAAATAAATCAGATAACTCGTTATTTAACTGTTATTATAACTGCTGCTCAAGCTCAAGGATACATTGCTAACTTAGTTGCTCAAATACCAGCAGGAGGTATTTATCCTTTTGATCCTAGTGTATCACATGCTCCTTTCTTGTTTAGACTTTCATCAACAATAATTTTAACAGCAGGTACTCTTTTTGTAATGTGGCTTGGAGAAAGAATTACAGATAAAGGAATCGGTAATGGAATTTCCCTCATCATTATGATTGGTATCATCGCTCGTTTACCATTTGCATTACTTGCTGAGTTCGCATCTAGAATGGAAGTTACTGGTGGTGGATTAATGGTGTTTATCGTTGAAATAGCATTTTTAGTATTAGTTGTTATAATGACAATTTTGTTAGTACAAGGAACAAGAAGAATTCCTGTACAATTTGCAAAACGTGTTGTTGGAAATAAACAATATGGTGGAGTTAGACAATACATTCCTTTAAAAGTTAATGCTGCTGGCGTTATGCCTATAATCTTTGCACAGGCAATTATGTTTGTTCCTATTACTATAGCTGGATTTGCAAATAGTGAATCATTTACAGGTGTAATTGCTGCATTTACAAATCCTAGCGGATTTTGGTATAACTTTACTTTTGCTATTCTTATAATACTGTTTACGTATTTTTATACTGCTATTACTATTAATCCAAATCAAATGGCTGAGGATTTGAAGAAAAATGGTGGATTTATACCGGGAATAAAACCTGGAAAACGTACTGCTGAGTTTATTGATACTGTAATGTCACGCATTACTTTGCCGGGATCTATTTATTTAGCATTAGTAGCTATTATGCCAGCTTTTGTTAGATTAATAGGTGTTAATAGTCAGTTTGCTCAATTTTTTGGTGGTACTTCTCTTTTGATTTTGGTTGGTGTGGTTTTAGATACATTACAACAAATTGAAAGTCATCTTTTAATGCGTCATTATGATGGTATAACAAAATCAGGTCGTATAAAAGGACGTACTTCTACGGGAATGGGAGGAATGTAA
- the rplE gene encoding 50S ribosomal protein L5, whose amino-acid sequence MAYIPRLREKYDKEIVPALMNEFQYKTVMQVPKLLKISLNQGVGDAVADKKLIEFAVDEMTNITGQKAVQTKSRKDISNFKLRKGMPVGVRVTLRGNNMYEFLDRLISVSIPRIRDFRGVNDKGFDGKGNFTFGVTEQIIFPEINIDKINKITGMDITFVTTANTDKEAHALLKSFGIPFKKH is encoded by the coding sequence ATGGCTTACATTCCACGATTAAGAGAAAAATACGATAAGGAAATTGTTCCAGCTTTGATGAACGAATTTCAATATAAAACTGTTATGCAAGTTCCAAAACTCCTGAAAATTTCTTTAAATCAAGGAGTTGGTGATGCTGTTGCAGATAAAAAACTTATCGAATTTGCAGTAGATGAAATGACAAATATAACAGGTCAAAAAGCTGTTCAAACAAAGTCAAGAAAAGACATTTCAAACTTTAAACTTAGAAAAGGCATGCCTGTTGGAGTTCGTGTAACTTTAAGAGGAAATAATATGTATGAATTTCTTGATAGGTTAATATCTGTTTCCATACCTAGAATTAGAGATTTTCGTGGCGTTAATGATAAGGGATTTGATGGAAAAGGAAACTTTACGTTTGGTGTAACAGAACAAATTATTTTCCCTGAAATTAATATTGATAAAATCAATAAGATTACAGGAATGGATATAACTTTTGTTACAACAGCTAATACTGATAAAGAAGCTCATGCTTTATTAAAATCATTTGGTATTCCATTTAAAAAACATTAA
- the rplP gene encoding 50S ribosomal protein L16, which produces MLQPKKTKFRRVQKNKMKGNAQRGNQLAFGSFGLKTMEEAWITGRQIEAARQALTRYMKREGQIWIRIFPDKPITKKPNEVRMGKGKGAPEYFVAPVTPGRIMFEAEGVSLDVAKEALRLAAQKLPIKTKFVVRRDYVEA; this is translated from the coding sequence ATGTTACAGCCAAAGAAAACGAAATTTAGAAGAGTTCAGAAGAATAAAATGAAAGGGAATGCCCAACGTGGTAATCAACTAGCATTTGGTTCATTTGGATTAAAAACAATGGAAGAAGCTTGGATTACAGGACGCCAAATAGAAGCTGCACGTCAGGCTTTAACTCGTTATATGAAGCGTGAAGGACAAATTTGGATTCGCATATTTCCAGACAAACCTATAACAAAGAAGCCTAATGAGGTTCGTATGGGTAAAGGAAAAGGTGCTCCAGAATATTTTGTTGCTCCTGTTACACCTGGTAGAATTATGTTTGAAGCAGAAGGTGTTTCATTAGATGTTGCGAAAGAAGCTTTGAGACTCGCTGCACAAAAACTACCAATAAAAACTAAATTTGTTGTTCGTCGTGATTATGTTGAAGCATAG